A region of Paraburkholderia largidicola DNA encodes the following proteins:
- the gcvP gene encoding aminomethyl-transferring glycine dehydrogenase, protein MKLEHPDRLMNRTPLSLAALEVHDAFAERHIGPDTADQQSMLEALGFASRAALMDAVIPKTIRRLDALPLGPFAQPKSEAEALAALRELADKNQVFRSYIGQGYYNAHTPTVILRNVLENPAWYTAYTPYQPEISQGRLEALLNYQQMIVDLTGLAISNASLLDESTAAAEAMTLLQRVGKPKSNIFYVADDVLPQTIEVVKTRAKPVGIEVKVGPAAEAASSNAFGVLLQYPGVNGDVLDYRALAEAIHAAGGHVVAAADLLALTMLTPPGEWGADVAVGNSQRFGVPVGFGGPHAAYLAVRDEFKRQMPGRLVGVTVDAQGNPALRLALQTREQHIRREKATSNVCTAQALLAIMASMYAVYHGPRGLKMIAQRVNRIAALLAEGAKQLGYTLVNESFFDTLTFETGARTQALHDAATAKGINLRHVSETRVGLSLDETTTRADLADLLAAFAQAAFVEAVPQIDELDAKLGASNTFPKTLERESAYLTHHVFNRHHSETEMLRYLRSLSDKDLALDRSMIPLGSCTMKLNATSEMLPVTWPEFGQIHPFAPAEQTVGYREMIDQLEQMLVAATGYAAVSLQPNAGSQGEYAGLLIIHAYHESRGEGHRNVCLIPASAHGTNPASAQMAGMQVVVVACDAQGNVDIEDLKKKAEQHSAKLAAIMITYPSTHGVFEQNVREVCEIVHAHGGQVYVDGANMNAMVGLAAPGQFGGDVSHLNLHKTFCIPHGGGGPGVGPVAVGAHLAKFLPNQTSTGYERDANGIGAVSAAPYGSASILPISWMYIAMMGAKNLTAATETAILNANYVANKLAPHYPVLYSGPGGLVAHECILDLRPIKETSGISVDDVAKRLMDYGFHAPTMSFPVPGTLMVEPTESESKEELDRFIEAMIAIRNEIRDVEEGRSDREDNPLKHAPHTAAVVVTNDWKHAYARETAAYPLPSLIAKKYWPPVGRADNAYGDRNLFCSCVPVADYEA, encoded by the coding sequence ATGAAGCTCGAACACCCGGATCGTCTGATGAACCGCACTCCTCTCTCGCTCGCCGCGCTCGAAGTGCATGACGCCTTCGCCGAACGGCATATCGGCCCGGATACGGCCGATCAGCAGTCGATGCTCGAAGCCCTCGGCTTCGCATCGCGCGCCGCGTTGATGGACGCGGTGATTCCGAAGACGATTCGCCGCCTGGACGCGCTGCCGCTCGGCCCCTTCGCCCAGCCGAAGAGCGAAGCCGAAGCGCTCGCCGCGCTGCGCGAACTCGCGGACAAGAACCAGGTGTTCCGCTCGTACATCGGTCAGGGCTACTACAACGCGCACACGCCCACCGTCATCCTGCGCAACGTGCTCGAAAATCCGGCGTGGTACACGGCTTACACGCCGTACCAGCCGGAAATCTCGCAAGGCCGCCTCGAAGCGCTGCTGAACTATCAGCAGATGATCGTCGACCTGACAGGCCTCGCGATCTCGAACGCGTCGCTGCTCGACGAATCGACGGCCGCCGCCGAAGCGATGACGCTGCTGCAACGCGTCGGCAAGCCGAAGTCGAACATTTTCTACGTGGCAGACGACGTGCTGCCGCAAACCATCGAAGTCGTGAAGACGCGCGCGAAGCCCGTCGGCATCGAAGTGAAGGTCGGTCCGGCTGCCGAGGCGGCGAGTTCGAATGCGTTCGGCGTGCTGCTGCAATATCCGGGCGTGAACGGCGACGTGCTCGACTACCGCGCGCTCGCTGAAGCGATCCATGCAGCGGGTGGCCACGTGGTCGCCGCCGCCGACCTGCTCGCGCTGACGATGCTCACGCCGCCGGGCGAATGGGGCGCGGACGTGGCCGTCGGCAACTCGCAGCGCTTTGGCGTGCCGGTCGGCTTCGGCGGCCCGCACGCGGCGTATCTCGCCGTGCGCGACGAATTCAAGCGTCAGATGCCGGGCCGTCTGGTCGGCGTCACCGTCGATGCGCAAGGCAACCCCGCGCTGCGTCTCGCGCTGCAAACGCGCGAACAGCACATCCGCCGCGAAAAGGCGACGTCGAATGTGTGCACGGCGCAAGCACTGCTCGCGATCATGGCCAGCATGTACGCCGTCTATCACGGCCCGCGCGGCCTGAAGATGATTGCGCAACGCGTGAACCGCATCGCCGCGCTGCTCGCGGAAGGCGCGAAGCAACTTGGCTATACGCTCGTCAACGAATCGTTCTTCGACACGCTCACCTTCGAAACGGGCGCACGCACCCAGGCGCTGCACGACGCCGCGACGGCCAAGGGCATCAATCTGCGTCACGTGAGCGAAACGCGCGTCGGTCTGTCGCTCGACGAAACCACCACGCGCGCCGATCTCGCCGATCTGCTTGCCGCTTTCGCGCAAGCCGCATTCGTCGAAGCCGTGCCGCAAATCGACGAACTCGACGCAAAGCTCGGCGCGTCGAACACGTTCCCGAAGACGCTCGAACGCGAGAGCGCGTATCTGACGCACCACGTATTCAACCGTCACCATTCGGAAACGGAAATGCTGCGCTATCTGCGCAGCCTGTCGGACAAGGACCTCGCGCTCGACCGCTCGATGATCCCGCTCGGCTCGTGCACGATGAAGCTGAACGCGACGTCGGAAATGCTGCCCGTCACGTGGCCCGAGTTCGGCCAGATCCATCCGTTCGCGCCCGCCGAGCAAACCGTCGGCTACCGCGAAATGATCGATCAGCTCGAACAGATGCTGGTCGCCGCCACCGGCTACGCGGCCGTGTCGCTGCAACCGAACGCCGGCTCGCAAGGCGAGTACGCGGGTCTGCTGATCATCCACGCGTATCACGAGTCGCGCGGCGAAGGTCATCGCAATGTGTGTCTGATTCCCGCTTCGGCGCACGGCACGAACCCCGCGTCGGCGCAGATGGCAGGCATGCAGGTCGTCGTCGTTGCGTGCGACGCGCAAGGCAACGTCGATATCGAAGACCTGAAGAAGAAGGCCGAACAGCATTCGGCCAAACTCGCGGCGATCATGATCACGTATCCGTCGACGCACGGCGTGTTCGAGCAGAACGTCCGCGAAGTCTGCGAGATCGTGCATGCGCACGGCGGCCAGGTGTATGTGGACGGCGCGAACATGAACGCGATGGTGGGTCTCGCGGCGCCGGGCCAGTTCGGCGGCGATGTTTCGCACCTGAACCTCCACAAGACGTTCTGCATTCCGCACGGCGGCGGCGGACCGGGCGTTGGCCCTGTTGCCGTCGGCGCGCATCTGGCGAAGTTCCTGCCGAACCAGACGTCGACGGGCTATGAACGCGACGCGAACGGCATCGGCGCCGTCTCCGCTGCGCCGTATGGCTCGGCGTCGATCCTGCCGATCTCGTGGATGTACATCGCGATGATGGGCGCGAAGAACCTGACGGCCGCTACCGAAACCGCGATCCTCAACGCGAACTACGTCGCGAACAAGCTCGCGCCGCATTACCCGGTGCTGTATTCGGGCCCGGGCGGACTGGTCGCGCACGAGTGCATTCTCGATCTGCGCCCCATCAAGGAAACGAGCGGCATCTCCGTCGATGACGTCGCGAAGCGCCTGATGGACTACGGCTTCCACGCGCCGACGATGAGCTTCCCGGTGCCGGGCACGCTGATGGTCGAGCCGACCGAATCGGAATCGAAGGAAGAGCTGGATCGTTTCATCGAAGCGATGATCGCGATTCGCAACGAAATCCGCGATGTCGAGGAAGGCCGCAGCGATCGCGAAGACAATCCGCTCAAGCACGCACCGCATACGGCGGCAGTGGTCGTCACGAACGACTGGAAGCATGCGTATGCGCGTGAAACGGCGGCGTATCCGCTGCCGTCGCTGATCGCGAAGAAGTACTGGCCGCCCGTCGGTCGTGCGGACAACGCGTACGGCGATCGCAACCTGTTCTGCTCGTGCGTGCCCGTGGCAGACTACGAGGCATAA
- a CDS encoding NAD-dependent epimerase/dehydratase family protein, which translates to MTHIAITGATGFIGRHVLAQGAAQGLDVVAVTRGPAPARQDNVRWVSLDVASPPDNAFDLLGRPDVLIHLAWGGLPNYRARRHFEVELPTHYAFLRQLVEAGLPSLVVAGTCLEYGLRDGALDETHPVAPVTPYGFAKDALRQQLEYLQRDHAFNLAWARLFYMHGDGQAPTSLLSQLRAAVERGDHSFAMSRGDQLRDYLSVTDVARNLVALATSGKNVGTVNVCSGTPRSVRGLVEQWLHDHDWNIQLELGRYPYPDYEPIAFWGTRTKLDRVLETL; encoded by the coding sequence ATGACGCACATTGCCATTACCGGCGCGACGGGCTTTATCGGTCGGCATGTACTCGCGCAAGGGGCAGCTCAAGGCCTCGACGTCGTGGCCGTTACGCGTGGCCCCGCGCCAGCCCGGCAGGACAACGTCAGGTGGGTTTCGCTCGACGTCGCGTCCCCTCCCGATAACGCGTTCGACTTGCTGGGCAGGCCCGACGTACTCATCCATCTCGCATGGGGAGGCCTGCCGAACTATCGCGCACGGCGTCATTTCGAAGTCGAGCTGCCGACCCATTACGCCTTTCTGCGCCAGCTCGTCGAGGCGGGGCTGCCGTCGCTCGTCGTGGCGGGAACCTGCCTGGAATATGGCCTGCGCGATGGCGCGCTCGACGAGACCCATCCCGTTGCACCCGTGACGCCATATGGCTTCGCAAAGGATGCGCTGCGCCAGCAGCTTGAATATCTGCAACGCGATCACGCATTCAATCTGGCGTGGGCGCGGCTTTTTTACATGCACGGCGACGGCCAGGCGCCCACGTCGCTCCTGTCGCAACTGCGTGCTGCCGTCGAGCGCGGCGACCATTCGTTTGCCATGTCGCGCGGTGACCAGTTGCGCGACTACCTGAGCGTGACGGATGTCGCGCGGAATCTGGTGGCTCTCGCCACGAGCGGCAAGAACGTCGGCACAGTCAACGTCTGCTCGGGCACGCCGCGCTCGGTGCGCGGCCTGGTCGAGCAATGGCTGCATGACCACGACTGGAATATCCAGCTGGAACTGGGCCGCTATCCGTATCCCGACTACGAACCAATCGCCTTCTGGGGAACCCGGACCAAGCTCGACCGCGTACTGGAGACCTTATGA
- a CDS encoding class I SAM-dependent methyltransferase — translation MTVVRELYRANALPVFQNRMYETSTEARNSPVGDVRLVEDLRTGLVYNEAFRPELLDYDEHYQNEQAVSANFRQHLEEVADIVTRTLGKHSIIEVGCGKGYFLEMLEERGFDITGFDPAYEGSNPAIEKRYFDAHAGMQGEALVLRHILEHVADPVTFLAQLRDANGGCGKIYIEVPCFDWICERGAWFDIFYEHVNYFRPIDFERMFAVVHESGHLFGGQYQYVVAELSSLCAPSYDERAAVDFPAILSPVVERPAQGDAAVVIWGGASKGVIFALNCLRNGTPVSAVIDINPAKQGKYLPATGLLVQAPHDVLPSLPAGSAIYVMNSNYLDEIRAQAGSQFTYIGIDT, via the coding sequence ATGACTGTCGTACGAGAACTGTATCGCGCAAACGCCCTGCCCGTGTTTCAGAACCGCATGTACGAGACCAGCACGGAAGCACGCAACTCGCCCGTCGGCGATGTACGCCTGGTGGAAGACCTGAGAACGGGCCTCGTCTACAACGAGGCGTTTCGCCCAGAGCTGCTCGACTATGACGAGCACTACCAGAACGAGCAGGCCGTCAGCGCCAATTTCCGCCAGCACCTCGAGGAGGTCGCGGACATCGTCACACGCACGCTCGGCAAGCACTCGATCATCGAGGTGGGCTGCGGGAAAGGCTATTTTCTGGAGATGCTGGAAGAGCGCGGCTTCGACATCACCGGCTTCGATCCCGCCTACGAAGGCTCGAACCCGGCAATCGAAAAGCGCTACTTCGACGCTCACGCGGGCATGCAAGGCGAAGCTCTGGTGCTACGGCACATCCTCGAGCATGTCGCCGACCCCGTCACATTTCTTGCACAGCTACGCGACGCCAATGGAGGCTGCGGCAAGATCTACATTGAAGTGCCGTGTTTCGACTGGATCTGCGAGCGCGGTGCATGGTTCGACATCTTCTACGAGCACGTCAACTACTTCCGGCCCATTGATTTCGAGCGCATGTTCGCCGTCGTGCATGAAAGCGGACACCTGTTCGGCGGGCAGTATCAATATGTCGTCGCGGAACTCAGCAGCTTGTGCGCACCGAGTTACGACGAGCGCGCCGCCGTAGATTTTCCCGCGATCCTGTCCCCAGTGGTCGAGCGCCCCGCTCAAGGCGATGCCGCTGTGGTCATCTGGGGTGGCGCGTCGAAGGGTGTGATCTTCGCGCTGAACTGCCTGCGCAACGGCACGCCCGTATCCGCCGTCATTGACATCAATCCCGCAAAGCAGGGCAAGTATCTGCCCGCGACCGGGCTGCTCGTGCAGGCGCCGCACGATGTGCTGCCCAGCCTGCCCGCCGGCTCTGCGATCTACGTCATGAATTCGAACTATCTCGACGAAATCCGCGCCCAGGCCGGGTCTCAATTCACCTATATCGGTATCGACACATGA
- a CDS encoding cephalosporin hydroxylase family protein, whose product MNTFEQEVRQRIDANGRDAALREVGLTFVRETTGPRYSYNFSWLGRPIIQYPQDMVAMQELIWEVRPDIIIETGIAHGGSLILSASMLAMLDLCDAIERGEMLDPSKPRRRVVGVDIDIRAHNRAAIEAHPLANRIDLIQGSSVAPDVLEQVYKHAEGCKSVLVCLDSNHTHEHVLAELEAYAPLVTPGSYCVAFDTIIEDLPRDAFPDRPWDHGDNPKTAVWAFVEKHPEFEIDRQIDNKLLISVAPEGYLKRVR is encoded by the coding sequence ATGAATACATTCGAACAGGAAGTCCGCCAACGCATCGACGCAAACGGGCGCGATGCGGCTTTGCGCGAGGTCGGCCTGACCTTCGTCCGCGAGACGACCGGGCCGCGCTACTCCTATAACTTTTCCTGGTTGGGCCGCCCGATCATTCAGTATCCGCAAGACATGGTTGCCATGCAGGAACTGATCTGGGAGGTTCGCCCCGACATCATCATCGAAACGGGTATCGCCCATGGCGGCTCGCTCATCCTGAGTGCCTCGATGCTCGCGATGCTCGATCTGTGCGATGCCATCGAGCGAGGCGAAATGCTGGACCCGTCGAAGCCGCGCCGCCGCGTCGTGGGCGTCGACATCGATATCCGCGCACATAACCGGGCGGCAATCGAAGCGCACCCGCTCGCGAACCGCATCGATCTGATTCAGGGCTCGTCCGTCGCGCCCGACGTGCTCGAACAGGTCTACAAACACGCCGAAGGTTGCAAGAGCGTGTTGGTCTGCCTCGATTCGAATCACACGCACGAACACGTGCTAGCCGAACTCGAGGCCTACGCGCCGCTCGTCACGCCTGGCAGCTACTGCGTGGCATTCGACACGATTATCGAAGACCTGCCTCGCGACGCATTTCCGGACCGCCCGTGGGATCACGGCGACAATCCGAAGACGGCCGTATGGGCGTTCGTCGAGAAGCATCCCGAGTTCGAGATCGACCGCCAGATCGATAACAAGCTTTTGATTTCAGTCGCGCCGGAAGGTTATCTGAAGCGCGTGCGTTGA
- the rfbF gene encoding glucose-1-phosphate cytidylyltransferase yields MKVVILAGGLGSRLSEETQARPKPMVTVGDRPILWHIMKIYASHGMTDFIICCGYKGYVIKEYFANYFLHSSDVTFDLAQNKMEVHQRNAEPWRVTLLDTGEHSMTGGRLKRASHLLREEEAFCLTYGDGVGNVDITRLVEFHKRHGKLATVTGVQQPGRYGVLQLADDERGVIGFAEKPQTQSSWINGGFFVLSPRVLDYIDDDSIPWESEPMQRLASTGQLQTYRHDGFWQPMDTLRDKHQLDAIWATGKAPWKTW; encoded by the coding sequence ATGAAAGTTGTCATTCTCGCTGGCGGACTGGGCTCGCGCCTGTCCGAAGAGACTCAGGCACGTCCGAAGCCGATGGTGACCGTTGGCGACCGCCCCATTCTGTGGCACATCATGAAGATCTATGCGTCGCACGGCATGACGGACTTCATTATCTGCTGCGGCTACAAGGGCTACGTGATCAAGGAATATTTCGCCAACTATTTCCTGCACTCGTCCGACGTCACGTTCGACCTCGCGCAAAACAAAATGGAAGTGCATCAGCGCAATGCCGAACCGTGGCGCGTCACGCTGCTCGATACCGGCGAGCATTCGATGACGGGCGGCCGCCTGAAACGTGCGTCGCATCTGCTGCGTGAAGAAGAAGCGTTTTGCCTGACGTACGGCGACGGCGTCGGCAACGTCGACATCACGCGCCTCGTCGAATTCCATAAGCGTCACGGCAAGCTGGCGACCGTCACGGGCGTGCAACAACCTGGGCGTTACGGCGTGCTTCAGCTGGCCGACGACGAACGCGGCGTGATCGGGTTCGCCGAGAAGCCGCAGACGCAATCGTCGTGGATCAACGGTGGCTTCTTCGTCCTGTCGCCGCGTGTGCTCGACTATATCGACGACGACAGCATCCCGTGGGAAAGCGAGCCCATGCAACGGCTCGCATCGACCGGTCAGTTGCAAACCTATCGCCATGACGGCTTCTGGCAGCCGATGGACACGCTTCGCGACAAGCATCAGCTCGACGCGATATGGGCGACGGGCAAAGCCCCCTGGAAGACGTGGTGA
- the rfbG gene encoding CDP-glucose 4,6-dehydratase, which translates to MNPSFWHGRRVFVTGHTGFKGSWLCLWLQRLGAQVTGYALQPLTEPSLFDAAQVASGMNHLAGDVRDAAGVRHALEAARPEVVFHLAAQSLVRQSYADPIETYSTNVMGTVHVLDAVRHVNSVRAVVNVTSDKCYENREITRGYDESDALGGHDPYSNSKGCSELVTASYRQSFFNGNSHAAIASARAGNVIGGGDWARDRLVPDLLRAFDRGEHAVVRRPHSVRPWQHVLEPLAGYLMLAERLVEGDASFAGAWNFGPLADDMRSVEEIASQLVSALGNNAAYEVQQEANAPHEAGLLLLDASKARRELGWNTLLKLDEALQWIAQWHLAYRTGSGARVATLAQIERYEARINAAAAVQY; encoded by the coding sequence ATGAACCCATCCTTTTGGCACGGACGACGTGTGTTCGTCACCGGGCACACGGGTTTCAAGGGAAGCTGGCTGTGCCTCTGGCTGCAGCGCCTGGGCGCACAGGTCACCGGGTACGCGCTGCAGCCGCTCACTGAACCATCGCTATTCGACGCCGCTCAGGTCGCGTCGGGCATGAACCACCTGGCTGGCGACGTACGCGACGCGGCGGGCGTGCGCCACGCGCTCGAAGCGGCGCGTCCCGAAGTCGTTTTTCACCTCGCGGCGCAATCGCTCGTCCGGCAATCTTATGCGGACCCCATCGAGACGTACTCGACTAATGTCATGGGCACGGTACATGTGCTCGATGCAGTCCGTCATGTGAACAGTGTGCGCGCGGTCGTCAACGTCACTAGCGACAAATGCTATGAAAACCGCGAGATCACACGCGGATACGATGAAAGCGACGCCCTAGGCGGACATGATCCTTACAGCAACAGCAAGGGCTGCTCTGAACTGGTGACGGCGTCGTACCGACAATCGTTCTTCAATGGAAACTCCCACGCCGCCATTGCCAGCGCTCGCGCCGGCAATGTGATCGGCGGAGGCGACTGGGCGCGCGACCGCCTCGTGCCGGATCTGCTGCGCGCGTTCGATCGCGGCGAGCATGCCGTTGTGCGCCGGCCGCATTCGGTCAGGCCCTGGCAACATGTGCTCGAGCCGCTTGCGGGTTATCTGATGCTGGCGGAACGTCTCGTCGAAGGCGACGCGTCGTTCGCGGGTGCGTGGAACTTCGGCCCGCTCGCCGACGACATGCGATCGGTCGAAGAAATCGCTTCGCAACTCGTTTCGGCGCTTGGCAACAATGCCGCATACGAAGTGCAACAGGAAGCGAACGCACCTCACGAAGCGGGCCTGTTGTTACTCGATGCGAGCAAGGCGCGCCGCGAACTCGGCTGGAATACGCTGCTCAAGCTCGATGAAGCATTGCAATGGATCGCGCAATGGCATCTTGCATACCGTACGGGATCGGGGGCGAGGGTCGCCACGCTGGCGCAGATCGAACGCTACGAGGCTCGAATCAATGCGGCGGCTGCCGTGCAATACTGA
- a CDS encoding class I SAM-dependent methyltransferase: protein MNCRHCGEPLTLPFVDLGFAPPSNAYLTADDLTRPEGYYPLKLFVCTDCWLVQTEDYAAREALFDADYAYFSSTSESWLAHARRYVSSITEDLSLDRDSFVIEVASNDGYLLRNFVSDGVPCLGIEPTASTAAAAEKLGVPVLREFFGAALARDLAERGQRADLIIGNNVFAHVPDVNDFTLGLKIALKPTGTITLEFPHLVCLIDEGQFDTIYHEHFSYFSLLAVDRIFAKAGLRVCRIEQLPTHGGSLRVYGCHADDPRADDASVARIRALESERGMEKRETYQGFQSRVNKTKDGLLRFLIDSKEAGLAVAAYGAAAKGNTLLNYAGVKPDLLAYVCDFASSKQGKFMPGSHIPIVSPEELAQLQPDVVLILPWNISEEIVSQHAATFGKHARFAVAVPEVRYL from the coding sequence TTGAACTGCCGTCACTGTGGTGAACCGCTCACCCTTCCATTCGTCGATCTCGGCTTCGCGCCACCGTCGAATGCCTATCTGACAGCCGACGACCTGACACGCCCCGAAGGTTACTACCCGCTCAAGCTGTTCGTCTGCACGGATTGCTGGCTGGTGCAGACGGAAGACTATGCGGCGCGCGAAGCGCTGTTCGACGCCGACTATGCCTACTTCTCGTCGACATCCGAAAGCTGGCTCGCTCACGCGCGCCGCTACGTGTCGTCCATTACTGAAGATCTGTCGCTCGACCGCGACTCGTTCGTCATCGAGGTCGCCTCGAACGACGGCTACCTGTTGCGCAATTTCGTCTCCGACGGTGTGCCCTGCCTCGGCATCGAACCGACGGCGAGCACGGCTGCCGCAGCCGAAAAACTGGGTGTGCCCGTGCTGCGCGAATTTTTCGGCGCTGCGCTCGCCCGAGATCTCGCGGAACGCGGCCAACGCGCCGACCTCATTATCGGCAACAACGTGTTCGCACACGTTCCGGACGTCAACGATTTCACGCTAGGCCTGAAAATCGCGCTGAAGCCCACCGGCACCATTACGCTGGAGTTTCCTCACCTCGTCTGCCTGATCGATGAAGGTCAGTTCGACACCATCTATCACGAGCACTTTTCGTATTTCTCGCTTCTCGCCGTCGATCGCATCTTCGCGAAAGCGGGCCTGCGCGTGTGCCGCATCGAACAGCTGCCTACCCATGGCGGAAGCTTGCGTGTCTATGGCTGCCACGCGGATGACCCGCGCGCGGACGACGCATCGGTCGCACGCATCCGCGCGCTGGAAAGCGAACGCGGAATGGAAAAGCGGGAGACCTATCAGGGCTTTCAAAGCCGCGTCAACAAGACGAAAGATGGACTTCTGCGATTTCTGATCGACAGCAAGGAAGCCGGCCTGGCCGTCGCTGCATACGGCGCGGCAGCAAAGGGCAACACGCTTCTGAACTACGCGGGTGTCAAACCCGATCTGCTCGCCTACGTGTGCGACTTCGCTTCGTCGAAGCAAGGCAAGTTCATGCCCGGCAGCCACATTCCCATCGTGTCGCCAGAAGAGCTTGCGCAATTGCAACCCGATGTCGTGCTGATCCTGCCGTGGAATATTTCTGAAGAAATCGTGTCGCAGCATGCTGCGACATTCGGGAAGCATGCACGCTTCGCGGTCGCCGTTCCCGAGGTGCGTTACCTCTGA
- a CDS encoding dTDP-4-dehydrorhamnose 3,5-epimerase family protein: MSTNELTQLPIEGAYVAQSKPHADSRGSFMRLFCAHDFGDAHGTRDIVQINWSHTVTAGTVRGMHFQAGENADAKWVRCMEGRVWDVIVDLRPASSTFMRWHAVELAPDNARAVFIPEGCAHGFQTLESDSRLLYLHTQFYAPAAERGVAHDDPQLAIAWPRAVTMMSERDRSLPGVAQYLSDLR; the protein is encoded by the coding sequence ATGAGTACGAACGAGCTGACGCAGCTACCCATCGAAGGCGCATACGTCGCACAGAGCAAGCCGCATGCGGATTCGCGCGGCAGCTTCATGCGTCTTTTTTGCGCGCACGATTTCGGTGACGCGCACGGCACGCGCGATATCGTGCAGATCAACTGGTCGCATACGGTGACGGCAGGAACCGTGCGCGGCATGCACTTTCAGGCGGGCGAAAATGCCGATGCGAAGTGGGTGCGCTGCATGGAAGGTCGCGTCTGGGACGTGATCGTCGATTTGAGGCCGGCGTCGTCCACGTTCATGCGTTGGCATGCCGTTGAGCTTGCGCCGGATAACGCGCGTGCCGTATTCATTCCGGAAGGCTGTGCGCATGGCTTCCAGACCCTCGAGTCCGATAGCCGTCTTCTCTATCTGCACACGCAGTTTTATGCGCCCGCCGCCGAGCGCGGCGTTGCGCATGACGATCCGCAGCTTGCGATCGCGTGGCCGCGAGCGGTGACGATGATGTCCGAGCGCGACCGTTCGCTGCCGGGCGTCGCGCAATATCTGAGCGATCTCCGCTAG
- a CDS encoding TylF/MycF/NovP-related O-methyltransferase yields the protein MTKRRLTEAEKAFAAKRAEVLDRVDAAYVASAPFVFADRITVTAALSRIELFKKIQDIPGAIIECGVYKANSLMLYMHLSTILEPYAINRSIVGFDTFSGFTGIDPEHDPSDINTSMFSDTDMSLIEQMIEANDLVRPVNRIPRCELVKGDIARTAPEFVKTRPDLVVAMLILDTDLYESTKVALETFLPYMPKGAVVVLDEVAYRNFPGETKALREVLDLNKVELKRLPFDAAAGYFHV from the coding sequence ATGACCAAGCGCCGACTCACCGAAGCCGAAAAGGCATTCGCAGCGAAGCGCGCCGAGGTGCTGGACCGCGTCGACGCGGCCTACGTGGCGAGCGCGCCGTTCGTGTTTGCCGACCGGATCACCGTCACGGCAGCGCTGTCGCGCATCGAGCTGTTCAAGAAAATTCAGGACATTCCCGGCGCGATCATCGAATGCGGCGTGTACAAGGCCAATTCGCTGATGCTCTACATGCATCTGTCGACCATTCTGGAACCGTACGCGATCAATCGCTCGATCGTCGGCTTCGACACGTTCTCCGGTTTCACCGGCATCGATCCCGAGCACGATCCGAGCGACATCAATACGTCGATGTTCTCAGACACGGATATGTCGCTCATCGAGCAGATGATCGAAGCGAACGACCTGGTCCGTCCCGTCAATCGCATTCCGCGTTGCGAACTCGTCAAGGGCGATATCGCCAGGACGGCGCCGGAGTTCGTCAAGACGCGCCCGGATCTCGTCGTCGCAATGCTGATTCTGGACACCGACCTGTATGAGTCGACGAAGGTCGCGCTGGAAACCTTCTTGCCTTACATGCCGAAGGGCGCCGTCGTGGTTCTGGACGAAGTGGCCTACCGGAACTTCCCGGGCGAAACGAAGGCGCTGCGCGAGGTCCTCGATCTGAACAAGGTCGAGCTCAAGCGTCTGCCTTTCGACGCAGCCGCTGGCTATTTCCACGTCTAA